CAGACAGCACAGAGAAGACAGCAGGTCAAAAGGAGGGAACAGATGCAAATCAAAGACCACCAGGAGCGCATGCTCCGAGGGCGGGAACTGATAGAGCAGAGGCTCAAGGAGAGACTCCTGAGGAGAAGCCACGACCAGCTCCCTTCACTAGAGAAGCTCGAGAGAGTGAAGAAGGAGGTGAAGGACTTTGAAAGGGCTAACCCACATCCGCTTCTGGAGCTGCAAAGTAAGAGTCTAATTAAGCTGGAAAGTCTGATCGAGAAGTCTCAGGAGGGAGAGCAAGTGAGAACGGTTAGAACGCCTCGCCAGAAGAAACTCCTAGCCTTGCCACCCTTTTTCCAAAGTCAGATACGAAACATCAAAGATCAGTAAAATGTCAGTGCTCCTTGTGGAAAAAAAGGTACTGGGAAGTAATAAAGACTGTTAGAAGTACTGTGTCACCTGGAGATTGTACAGTGACGCTGACACCCCATCTTCCTCATGATGctagaagggatggagagatgctcagcggttaagagcaccggctgctcttgccgaggatctaggttcagttcccagcacccatatggcagctcacgaccacctgtaactccagttccatgggacctgacactctcttccagcctccacatgcacagacatgtatgcaggcaaaacactcatacacataacgtttttttaaaagggaatttAAAATTAACCTTATTCTCCCATATTATGcctttcttttaagaaattttcttaaaaacGGAAGCACAAACCATCCTTAGTAGTCTCCTACCCTTTGGAATTATGCATTGTAGGTGCATAgaacaacaaacacaaaccagTCAAGGAAAAAGAGTACACATGTAAGGGGATTCGGGAAGACAGATAAACTTTAAACTCAAAATACAAATGCACAAAATACTTTAAGAACAAGGCCAAAAGAAAGGTACTTCTCCTCCGTCCTTTTCATAAATTATAGACGGGCATGGAAAATTAGAAACAAAtcctattaaaaatgtaaataatgtgattttaatatgaatatatttcagATTCATTTCAACTAATCAAACATGATAAAGATCTCACTAAACCAAAACTCTCAAAAGGCAAGCCTCACAAGAGTACATGAGCAATCATATTCATTTGACCAGTTTGACAAAGAAAGCTGAGGTGGTGGATGGGTAATAGAAGGGCGGGGCTGTCTGTCCAAAGAGGCAAAGATTTGGTATTGTGCCCCCGGCAGACCACCCAAAACTATGTTTACTGGTAGAAGCTGAGGAAAGGAAAGTGGAATCACCAGCACCAACACAAACAATGCTCTTTCCAGGAgaatttatttacaaaataaaccaaaaatcaGACTTTGAGACCCCTTTCTACAGATAAATATcacaatgattttattttgattagAAAACCATTAAGTAGCAACCCCTTGCTTTTTTGTGTCTCATAGTACAGGGAGCACAAATGGGCACTTTTAACATGTAGGGgatgggaaatatttttctgaaaaattatcacagaaaaagatttaaacTTTTTAACAGACCTCCCCTGTGGCAGGAGGCCAAGGATTTCCCACATCATATGGCCCTTTGGCCTCACTACTGCTCTGCATGAGACACTGGTAAAGTTCTAGAagggttctgtttgtttgtttttgttttttttaaccaaagaacAGGTTTCATTTTAAAGAACTTAACCTCTTACATGAAACAAATGGAAGAGATTTCTTCAATGGGGACTTAAGTTAGAGTTTTAATATATATTGAATTATCTTAAGTAATAATTTATAGTATGAGGTATTCCTCAAAATGGGACAAGACAATAAAAACACAAtggattaaaaaaagagagagaaaaaagcacagggacaaatagccaaacgaatggaagcacatgaattatgaaccaaaggctgtggagcccccagctggatcaggccctctggataagtgagacaattgaatagcttgaactgttttgggaggtaatccaggctgtgggaccaagacctgtccttagttcatgagctggctgtttggaaccttgggcttacacagggacactttgctcagactggaaggaggggacaggacctgcctgtactgaatccaccatgtttaaatgaatccccaggggagtcctggccctggaggagatgggaatggaggggcggggctgggggaaaggtggagttgggggcgggaggggggaggacaggggaagccatagctgatgtgtaaaattaaaacacaaatataataataattttaaaaaggattgaAAAAATACTTGATGTAAGGAAATATTCAGACCCCTTACCCCAGTATGTGCAATCATCCTTCTTATATCAAGTAAGTCTGTGAAAATGAAATCAAACTGCTCTAAGACTGAAATAAATTCAGCTAAGTttgatgtaaaaaaataaaattctgcacATTTCTTGAAAAAATAGTCAATTCCAGGAACAGCTTGGGGAATGGCATTTTAAATATGGAATGACTGACTGACGAACTGCATTTTCACCAAAGAAATCAAGTGAGTCGAATGCAAAGTTTCTTGACACCAAACACACTAAATACCTTCAAGTCTGACCATTAATTTTCAGGAgtacttttatatatttaatctcTACAAGCAACCTTTCCTGCTAAAATATGTGAAGGAAAAAAACCATGATCTTTCTCTCATTTGGACAATTGTGT
The sequence above is drawn from the Onychomys torridus chromosome 18, mOncTor1.1, whole genome shotgun sequence genome and encodes:
- the LOC118569451 gene encoding putative uncharacterized protein ZNRD1-AS1; protein product: MEGRKRYCWVPGKERTQIEKQARRTGQAREFKNKLCRFFPSERLPRIVHDGQTAQRRQQVKRREQMQIKDHQERMLRGRELIEQRLKERLLRRSHDQLPSLEKLERVKKEVKDFERANPHPLLELQSKSLIKLESLIEKSQEGEQVRTVRTPRQKKLLALPPFFQSQIRNIKDQ